One genomic window of Mucilaginibacter sp. SJ includes the following:
- a CDS encoding alpha/beta hydrolase-fold protein gives MTVDGAVILPKQYFSETGRKFPVVFIINGYGSDYHHYSKENGDTLAAFPIDTTACIKVFLYGNYRLGHNVYANSENTGPWADALIREFIPLLEKEYRCNGAFLAKGHSSGGRACLWLQIHYPQLFAGINASAPDPVDFRSCVKENKYTEEPIKNYKYDYEKVIYRGEQGISFNAVYGRRDKNGQVRHLYDYTTGKMRPDVLEHWKRYDTSLYLRKNWPRLKNDLRVKIRISVGNELRY, from the coding sequence ATGACTGTAGATGGAGCTGTTATTTTACCTAAGCAATATTTCAGCGAAACAGGAAGGAAATTCCCGGTTGTGTTTATAATTAACGGCTACGGTAGTGATTACCACCATTATTCCAAAGAAAATGGTGACACCCTTGCCGCTTTCCCAATCGATACCACCGCCTGTATCAAGGTGTTTCTATATGGCAATTATCGTTTGGGACATAATGTTTATGCCAACAGCGAGAACACGGGGCCCTGGGCTGATGCTTTAATACGCGAATTTATTCCATTGCTCGAAAAAGAGTATCGTTGTAACGGTGCTTTCCTGGCTAAAGGCCATAGCAGCGGCGGACGGGCGTGTCTGTGGCTGCAGATACATTACCCCCAATTATTTGCAGGGATCAATGCTAGCGCGCCCGACCCTGTCGATTTCCGGTCGTGCGTAAAAGAGAATAAGTATACGGAAGAGCCTATTAAAAATTATAAATACGATTATGAAAAAGTGATCTATCGCGGTGAACAGGGAATTTCCTTTAATGCAGTTTACGGACGACGCGACAAAAATGGACAAGTAAGGCATCTATATGACTATACTACCGGCAAAATGCGACCGGATGTATTGGAACACTGGAAACGGTATGATACATCGCTTTATCTCAGAAAGAACTGGCCTCGTTTGAAGAACGACTTGCGGGTCAAAATACGAATATCCGTGGGTAACGAGCTAAGATACTGA
- a CDS encoding helix-turn-helix domain-containing protein, with the protein MCVRTLRVERSLSLMKHENISLTEIAYSSNFSDQSHFIRNFKHCTALLPKQYRKL; encoded by the coding sequence ATGTGCGTACGTACGCTAAGGGTAGAACGTTCGTTGTCATTGATGAAGCATGAAAATATTTCCCTGACTGAAATCGCATATTCCAGCAATTTTTCGGATCAGAGCCATTTTATCCGAAATTTTAAGCACTGTACCGCGCTATTGCCAAAGCAGTACCGAAAACTCTAA
- a CDS encoding RNA polymerase sigma factor, which yields MDHHSAYHTADKELVEKVLTGDNYAFGKIIKNTEGLVAMIVFKMVANSADRKDLVQDIYLKAFNKLSGFGFKSKLSTWIGQIAYHTCLHYLEKKKLLLLDQMDDGDGSDKQSLEQISKRSINLFSNEPETLLIKKELKEILVFEIERLSPVYKTLISLYQEELSNDEMVQITGMPEGTIKSYLFRARKMLKENILAKYKKEEL from the coding sequence GTGGATCATCATTCGGCATATCATACGGCAGACAAAGAACTGGTTGAGAAGGTATTGACCGGTGACAACTATGCTTTTGGAAAAATCATCAAAAATACGGAAGGATTGGTGGCTATGATCGTTTTTAAAATGGTGGCTAATAGCGCTGACCGAAAGGACCTGGTTCAGGATATTTATTTAAAGGCATTTAACAAACTATCGGGCTTCGGGTTTAAATCCAAACTATCCACATGGATCGGGCAAATTGCTTATCATACCTGCCTGCACTACCTGGAAAAAAAGAAGTTATTACTACTGGATCAGATGGATGATGGAGATGGATCTGACAAGCAGTCACTGGAACAGATCAGCAAACGCTCCATTAACCTATTCAGTAATGAGCCTGAAACGCTATTGATCAAAAAAGAGCTTAAGGAGATCCTGGTGTTCGAAATTGAGCGGCTTTCGCCGGTTTACAAAACCTTGATCTCTTTATATCAGGAAGAATTGAGCAATGATGAGATGGTGCAGATTACTGGCATGCCGGAAGGCACTATTAAAAGTTATTTATTTAGGGCCCGGAAAATGTTAAAAGAAAATATTTTGGCTAAATATAAAAAGGAGGAACTATGA
- a CDS encoding M1 family metallopeptidase gives MKRIYLAVAIGFIALLNGLFSQTLAQDLKSAFPVKGYRETASKINDLVHTRLDVRFDYKKRYLYGEEWVTLKPHFYPTDTLRLDAKGMDIRTIAISKNGKNIPLHFSYDSLSLNIRLDKIYQPAENYTLYIDYTSKPEELKGRRNNEHGLYFINPDGAEKDKPTQIWTLGEPENNSCWFPTIDKPNQKTTQEISMTVPRKYVSLSNGRLESQKNNPDGTRTDTWKMELPHSPYLFMMAVGDFKIIKDSWHGKQVSYYLEPKYAPYAKDNFGVVPEAIDFFSKTLGVDFPWNKYAEVSVRDYVGGAMENTTAAIFGNVSTRRELADSYYNPGIEHELFHQWFGDYVTCESWSNITLNESFADFGELIWLEHKYGKDAADGHLQYGLQNYLDSHDARAKNLVTFYYTNPKDPFGITYSKGGRVLNMLRNYLGDVAFYKGLHLYLTTYAFKNAEVPQLRMALEEASGLDLNWFFNQWYYGAGHPVLDIRYLWDEAAKTQKIFVHQTQDGTAFTLPVAVDVYTGGVKERHRVWLRNHSDTLTFKMPSKPDLVNVDADKILVAEKTDHKTPTELVYQYFHAPLYLDRYEAMDFAEKNTDDLQAQRVLIAALKDPFSGLRRKAIQALNQNKEDIQNINTDLRNAALPLLANIARTDPNTLVQADAINTLSVLKDPAYLELFKQGLNSPSYSVSGSALNAISHIDPTLGFSLAKRFENDNERELTQAIISVYAERGDDTQWPFVYQRYKAAGFQDQVHLTKAFSGMVGRLTRQEAVLQGIGELKQLAIRYKGDGAAPFMIRFLNIIKDQRTGLNDPAGAKVARAAIQQINDAN, from the coding sequence ATGAAAAGAATTTATTTAGCTGTTGCTATTGGCTTTATAGCCCTGTTGAACGGGTTATTTTCACAGACTTTGGCCCAAGACCTCAAATCGGCCTTCCCGGTAAAAGGCTACCGCGAAACGGCCTCTAAGATCAATGATCTGGTGCACACCCGGCTGGATGTCCGTTTTGATTATAAAAAACGTTATTTATATGGTGAGGAATGGGTTACGTTAAAGCCTCATTTTTACCCCACTGATACGCTGCGGCTGGACGCTAAAGGAATGGATATTCGCACTATCGCGATCTCGAAAAATGGCAAAAACATACCCCTGCATTTCTCTTATGACAGTTTGAGTTTAAATATCAGACTGGACAAGATTTATCAACCTGCCGAAAACTATACTTTGTACATTGACTATACATCAAAGCCTGAAGAATTAAAAGGACGGCGTAACAATGAGCATGGCTTATATTTTATTAATCCGGACGGCGCCGAAAAGGATAAGCCAACACAGATCTGGACACTTGGTGAACCGGAAAATAATTCGTGCTGGTTCCCTACGATCGATAAGCCAAATCAAAAAACCACCCAGGAGATCAGTATGACCGTTCCCCGCAAATATGTCAGCTTGTCTAACGGCCGCCTTGAATCACAAAAAAATAATCCTGACGGCACACGCACGGATACTTGGAAAATGGAGCTCCCGCATTCGCCATACCTGTTCATGATGGCGGTGGGTGACTTTAAGATCATTAAGGACAGCTGGCACGGAAAACAAGTCAGTTATTATCTGGAACCGAAATACGCTCCTTACGCAAAAGATAATTTCGGTGTTGTACCAGAAGCCATTGATTTTTTTTCCAAAACTTTAGGGGTTGACTTCCCCTGGAACAAATATGCGGAGGTATCTGTTCGTGATTATGTAGGCGGGGCGATGGAAAATACAACCGCGGCTATATTTGGTAACGTTTCCACCAGAAGAGAACTCGCAGACAGTTATTACAACCCTGGCATCGAACATGAGCTGTTCCATCAGTGGTTTGGTGATTATGTGACCTGTGAAAGCTGGAGCAATATCACCCTCAACGAATCCTTTGCAGATTTTGGAGAGTTGATCTGGCTGGAGCACAAATACGGCAAGGACGCGGCGGACGGACATCTCCAGTACGGCTTGCAGAATTACCTGGACAGCCATGATGCCCGGGCCAAAAACCTGGTCACTTTTTATTATACCAATCCCAAAGACCCATTTGGCATTACCTATTCCAAAGGTGGGCGCGTTTTAAATATGCTTCGAAACTACCTGGGTGATGTAGCATTTTATAAGGGCTTGCATCTTTACCTGACCACCTACGCCTTTAAAAATGCCGAAGTGCCGCAATTGAGAATGGCGCTGGAAGAAGCCAGCGGCCTTGACCTGAACTGGTTCTTTAATCAGTGGTATTATGGCGCAGGCCACCCGGTACTGGACATCCGATACCTATGGGATGAGGCAGCAAAAACGCAAAAGATTTTCGTCCATCAAACACAGGATGGAACCGCTTTTACCTTACCAGTTGCTGTGGATGTGTATACAGGCGGTGTAAAAGAACGTCACCGGGTCTGGCTCCGGAATCATTCAGATACCCTAACTTTTAAAATGCCGTCAAAGCCAGATCTGGTTAACGTTGATGCTGATAAAATATTAGTTGCGGAGAAGACGGATCATAAGACCCCTACAGAATTGGTTTACCAATATTTTCATGCGCCGCTTTACCTTGACCGTTATGAAGCCATGGACTTTGCAGAAAAGAATACAGATGACCTGCAGGCGCAGCGGGTGCTGATCGCTGCTTTAAAAGACCCATTCTCCGGCCTGCGCAGGAAAGCGATCCAAGCACTTAACCAAAACAAGGAAGATATCCAAAATATTAACACCGACCTGCGGAATGCCGCCCTGCCATTACTGGCCAATATTGCACGTACGGACCCGAACACTTTAGTGCAGGCAGATGCGATCAATACCCTGTCGGTTTTAAAAGACCCGGCTTACCTTGAACTATTCAAACAAGGGCTTAACAGTCCATCATATTCGGTATCTGGTTCTGCACTGAACGCTATCAGTCACATAGACCCGACATTGGGCTTCAGTTTAGCCAAGCGCTTTGAAAATGACAATGAGAGAGAACTGACGCAAGCCATCATCAGCGTTTATGCTGAGAGGGGGGATGATACCCAGTGGCCCTTTGTTTACCAACGTTATAAGGCAGCCGGGTTCCAGGATCAGGTGCACCTGACCAAAGCATTTTCGGGGATGGTAGGACGATTAACCAGGCAGGAAGCTGTTTTGCAAGGCATTGGTGAATTAAAACAATTGGCTATCCGGTACAAAGGTGACGGCGCAGCACCTTTTATGATCAGGTTTTTGAACATTATTAAAGACCAACGTACCGGCCTCAATGATCCTGCCGGTGCAAAAGTAGCAAGGGCGGCTATTCAACAAATAAATGATGCAAATTAG